From the Oscarella lobularis chromosome 13, ooOscLobu1.1, whole genome shotgun sequence genome, one window contains:
- the LOC136195021 gene encoding required for meiotic nuclear division protein 1 homolog, whose protein sequence is MVSWNLSKPQLVEARKIIAAAQLHPYANSLVERENEEFSYSYERANSQLANGQIVLKEDTDQKNQRLERLAFSNAMALSVKLAMWECALDEFIESINWVPQSLKEGQLRKLSRKNVLQKTGTLVALSHEINLRSDLLENPDFYWDRPQLEELYSQTCKHLDVHFRTRVVNKKLDHCSDLVELLRTQLNERHSHRLEWLIICLIGTEIVLDLVGYLN, encoded by the exons ATGGTGAGCTGGAATTTGAGCAAGCCTCAG TTGGTCGAGGCTCGAAAGATTATTGCAGCTGCTCAGCTTCATCCATATGCCAATTCCTTagtggaaagagaaaacgaagaatttAGTTATTCATATGAAAG AGCAAACAGTCAGCTTGCTAATGGTCAAATAGTTTTAAAAGAAGACACCGATcagaagaatcaaagactcGAACGTCTGGCATTTTCTAATGCCATGGCACTTTCTg TTAAACTAGCGATGTGGGAATGTGCTCTTGATGAATTCATTGAATCCATCAATTGGGTTCCTCAG TCTCTCAAAGAAGGTCAACTGAGAAAGCTCAGTCGCAAGAACGTGCTTCAAAAGACAGGGACTCTCGTAGCACTCAG CCACGAAATTAATCTGAGGTCCGATTTATTAGAAAATCCCGATTTCTACTGGGACAGACCGCAATTGGAAGAGCTCTACAGTCAAACGTGCAAGCACCTTGACGTCCACTTCAGAACGAGA GTTGTAAACAAAAAACTGGATCATTGCTCTGATTTAGTCGAGTTGCTTCGAACCCAGCTAAATGAAAGGCACTCACATAGGTTGGAGTGGCTCATCATTTGTCTTATTGGAACAGAG ATCGTTTTGGACTTGGTTGGGTATTTGAATTAG
- the LOC136195022 gene encoding TBC1 domain family member 10A-like, translated as MAPIVATLLMHMPDEQAFWCLVVICQKYLICYYSPGLEGIKSDSKLFGRLLKLYFPQISKHLIKNGADDSLLYMLCEWFTCIYCRSLPWNIVLRILDMFFCEGVKVLFKVGLLY; from the exons ATGGCTCCCATAGTTGCTACGCTCCTAATGCACATGCCAGATGAG CAAGCGTTTTGGTGTCTGGTTGTAATATGCCAGAAATATCTCATTTGCTATTACAGTCCCGGTTTG GAAGGCATCAAAAGTGACAGCAAATTATTTGGACGTCTTTTGAAACTTTACTTTCCGCAAATTTCCAAGCACTTG ATCAAGAACGGTGCTGACGATTCACTTCTGTATATGTTGTGTGAATGGTTTACATGCATATATTGCAG ATCCTTACCATGGAACATTGTCCTTAGAATTCTTGACATGTTCTTCTGCGAAG GAGTAAAAGTGCTATTTAAAGTCGGCTTACTATACTGA